A single window of Mustela erminea isolate mMusErm1 chromosome 4, mMusErm1.Pri, whole genome shotgun sequence DNA harbors:
- the LOC116587877 gene encoding olfactory receptor 10C1-like, with protein sequence MNLSCSLWQDNSLSVQHFVFAKFSEVPEQCFLLFTLVLLMFLASLMGNALIALAIWTNPVLHTPMYFFLTNLSLLEIGYTCSVTPRMLQSLASEARGISREGCATQMFFFTFFGISECCLLAAMAFDRYMAICSPLHYATRMSRGVCAQLAVASWGVGCMVGLGQTNYIFSLNFCGPCEIDHFFCDLPPILALACGDTSHNEAAVFVAAVLCISSPFLLIIASYGRILAAVLIMPSPEGRRKALSTCSSHLLVVTLFYGSGSVTYLRPKASHSPGTDKLLALFYTVVTSRLNPVIYSLRNKEVKAALRRTLGKRKF encoded by the coding sequence ATGAACCTCAGCTGCTCCCTGTGGCAGGACAACAGCCTGTCCGTCCAGCACTTTGTATTTGCCAAGTTCTCGGAGGTCCCTGaacagtgttttcttttattcacccTCGTCCTACTCATGTTTTTAGCGTCCCTCATGGGCAATGCCCTCATCGCCCTTGCCATCTGGACCAACCCCGTcctccacacacccatgtacttcttcctgacCAACCTGTCTCTCTTAGAGATTGGCTACACGTGCTCAGTCACACCCAGGATGCTGCAGAGCCTCGCGAGTGAGGCCCGGGGCATCTCCCGGGAGGGGTGTGCTACGCAGatgtttttcttcacattttttggtATCAGTGAGTGCTGTCTTTTGGCAGCCATGGCTTTTGACCGCTACATGGCCATATGCTCCCCACTGCACTATGCAACGCGAATGAGCCGGGGGGTGTGTGCCCAGCTGGCAGTCGCTTCCTGGGGGGTGGGTTGCATGGTAGGCTTGGGCCAGACCAACTACATTTTCTCCTTGAACTTCTGTGGCCCCTGTGAAATAGACCACTTCTTCTGTGACCTCCCCCCTATCCTGGCTCTTGCCTGTGGGGATACATCTCATAACGAGGCCGCCGTCTTTGTTGCGGCTGTTCTTTGCATTTCCAGTCCGTTTCTACTAATCATTGCTTCCTATGGCAGGATCCTGGCTGCCGTGCTGATCATGCCCTCCCCCGAGGGCCGCCGTAAAGCTCTCTCCACCTGCTCTTCCCACCTGCTTGTAGTGACGCTCTTCTATGGCTCGGGGTCTGTCACTTACTTGAGACCCAAGGCCAGCCATTCACCAGGAACAGATAAACTCCTAGCTCTGTTCTACACCGTGGTGACATCCAGGCTCAATCCCGTCATCTATAGTTTACGGAACAAGGAGGTCAAGGCAGCTCTCCGGAGAACCCTGGGTAAGAGAAAGTTCTGA